CCCGAAGTCTGCCGGCTCCATTCTGTATTTGCTCGGGTGGCCGGGAACGTTGTTCTCCCAAAGTGGCCACCGGTGCCCGTAGTCAGGAAACAGGCGGATGACTCGACGGGCGGGGTCTGACATGACCAAATACTAGCCCCAAGCGGGCATCCTAATGCCGGCCTTTCCGGTCTTGATCGGACTACCTTTAAGCCGATCCCTCTGCGGACCGACGCAGCATCCGATGATCCACCAGATTGTGGGCGAGTGAGCCTTCACACGGAACGGCTGACATGATGAGCTGCATCTGCATCTACATCGACTCTGGGGGCAAGCATGATCAGGAAACCGGTAGCGGTCTCATTTCTCTTTCTACCGGTGAGTATCACGCTCATGATCAGTGGTGGGATTGCCCTTTGGAACGCGGGTGTTGTTGCAGATGAGAATGATCTGGTCGACAACTTCCATCCTTCCCTGTGGTCCATATTCGGAGTTGGACTCATCGGCTTGCTGATCAGCCTCCCCTGGTTCCTGGGGACAGTTGCCAACGCACAGAGGCCGAGTAGGACGCGGTGAGGGACCGTTTGTAGCGATGCATGGGAAGGCTGCTGCTAGTCAACTACCGCTGCTACAGCTGGGGCGCCTCTGCAAAACGGCCGTCTATTGAGATGAGCTCGATCAGGACATGAGCGCTTTGGTAGTTTCAAGTGCTTGAAGAGTGGACTCAATCTGGTCCATTGGGCTCTTAAGTTCCTGTCTGATCGCCAGTGCTTTGTGGAAACAAGCTAGGGCATCAATAAAACGGCCCTGATCGAAGTACATCTTGCCAATGTGCTGCTGTGCGAAAGCGACCATGGTCAGAGCCGCATTCGATGCCTTGTTCTTGTTTGCCTCTGTCTCTGCAGAGGTAAGGGCTGCTAGAAATAAGACTTCTGCCTCGCTGTAGCGCTCCATCCAGTGCAGGACGTGTGCGAGGCGCAGGGAAGCGGCTACAGCTCCGAAAGGAAGTGGTTGCATCACCTGATGTGCTCCAGTTGCGCCTTCACGCGTGATTAGCGTCGACCATCCCAGTGCTTCGGCCTCTACCAATCGGCCCGCAATCCTTAACCAGCTAATACGCTCGGCGTCGCCGGATTCACCTACTGATTCGAGCTGCGCAATTTTCCTTTCCGCTGCCTCGTCATCGTTACATATCTCCCGAAGGGTGGCCGGGTGTATCGAATAATGTGCCTGGTTCACAGAGTCCTTCGCTGGTCCGGTACGCATGAATTCTTTTCGGGTGCAGCCTACTCCTGATCCTCCGTCCCACGTATGCGGATCCCTCCCTGCGGTACAAACTGAGTCAGAGGTGGTCAGGCACTTGCAAGCCGCCGATCATATCGACGAGATCTTCGAGAGGTCCGTAGCACTTCTCCAATTCAGGCAGGTGCTAGAACGTGCTGGTGGTCTCGAGGTTGTTCATGTCGTCATTCGACGCATGCAGGATCGTCCTCTTACCTTGAACGATCGCTATACCAAGCTCAACATGCGTACTCTTCCCGCCTGGAAGCAGGATGACGACCACGTCGGCGCTCAGTACTGCATCTTTTTCCTGCTGCCCGATGGAGCGTAGGTCAGCGAGAGTGACTGGATTCCCATCGTCTGTGCTCCATGGTCACAGTGCCATATGTCGCTGCAACAATCGAGCCATTTATCGTTGTGACTGACATGGTCGAGATTCTCATGACAGGGAGTGGCTGAGGAGTCCCGCGCAGGAGGATCCGTTGCTGTGCGTAAGTGGATGACAACTACATAGGATTTGTGAATGGGCCGTAGACAGCAGCACAGCGTGGAAGTCATCCGAGACGAAATAATCGCCGCAGCAGCGGAGCTACGTGCTGTGGCCCGGGCAGAGCAGGACAAGCAACGAATAGAAGTTGCCGACTGGCTCGACGAGCAATTTATCGATATCGCGGACCCAGGCGTTCTGCTTGAGGCAACGCGATATGCTCTCACCTTGTACCAAGGCGGGATGGGGTCGTTCCAAGATGTCGGCACCGCGGCATCGGCGCACGCGGTCAGTCGGCTGCGTAACGCTCTGGTGCGTGGGCTCGATAGCGAAGTTAGCAACTCGTCAACGTGCTCATGATGGGTCGGTAGCGTTGTGGTGAAGGATCGGCTTGTGCGACCAGAAGCCGGCCATAGGGCTCCACCAACCAAGCCATCCTCCCCTGCAACTGACGACGCGCACCGGATCGTTGCACTCACACAGCTCTATGAATGGGGCCCTCACAATTACATGCGACCACGCCGGGTGGTTGTGCGCCGTGTCCGCTGGGTAGTGTGAGTCTATGACTACCTTCCGCCTCCTGATGCCGCGTGCCCTTGCACGTGTGCTGGCGGCGTACCCGAATCGGTTGCTTCTGACCAAGCGGGCCAGCGGGACCAACGGATGGATGAGTTCCTGGGGCACCAACGCGCACGGGGAAACTGCCGGCTGCCCGCCGCCACGTCCCTGACCTGCGTTCGCTCTTCTCTCAATGGAAGGTGTGGATGCCTCCTGCCCGGCCCGGTCCCTTTCAGCGGAAGAACCTGATTTCTCATGCCACATTCCACTCCTGCCCTGACTCCAAACCAGCAACCACACTCCATCTGGCGGGGTGTGCATCAGACCCTGAGCAAAGACACCACCGGCGGTGCGCTCCTGCTGGCTGCAACGATCATCGCCCTGATCCTCGCTAACTCCCCTCTGGCGGACATCTATAACTCAGTCCGGGAGTTCTCCTTCGGCCCGGAATCCCTGCACCTGAACCTGAGCATTGGCGCCTGGGCCGCGGACGGCCTGCTGGCAGTGTTCTTCTTCGTTGTGGGACTTGAACTCAAGGAAGAGTTTGTAGCCGGCAAACTCAGGGATCCCCGCAGCGCTGTCGTGCCGATCGCCGCAGCCCTGGGCGGTGTCATCGTCCCGGCTCTTATCTTTGCTCTGATTAATCTGCGCGCAGGACCTGGTGCCCTGGACGGGTGGGCCATCCCGGCGGCAACGGACATCGCCTTTGCAGTGGCGGTTATAGCTGTCGTGGGCCGGAGTCTTCCTCCTGCCCTGCGGACGTTCCTGCTGACACTGGCCGTCGTCGATGACCTGCTTGCGATCACAATTATCGCCGTCTTCTACACCGCAGGCATCCAGATTCTGCCCCTGCTCCTGGCGCTCCTTCCCCTGGCCCTGTTCGCCGTCCTTGTTCAGCGAGGTGTGCGCCGCTGGTGGATACTCATTCCCCTGGGGATAGCCGTCTGGGCCCTGGTCCATGCCTCAGGGATACACGCAACGGTCGCCGGCGTGCTGCTCGGTTTCATGGTCCCGGTGATCGCAAAAGGCCCGGCCCAGGTACAGGTTGGAACGGATGCCAAGGGTGAACCACTTGTAGAGGGCCTGGCCGCCCACTTCGCTGACCGGTGGGCAGTGTTTTCAACCGCGGTTGCGGTACCGGTATTTGCCTTCTTCTCAGCCGGGGTTACGGTCGGAGGTTTCAGTGGACTGGCGGAGTCCCTGCAGAACAGCATCGCGCTTGGAATTATCGGTGGCCTTGTTCTTGGAAAAGCTATCGGTATTGCCGGCGCCACCTTCCTTCTTACTCGGCTGCCGGGTATCAGCATTGATGCCTCGCTGAAGTGGATCGATATTATCGGGCTGGCCTTTGTTGCCGGAATCGGGTTCACGGTGTCTCTTCTGGTTGGAGAGCTCTCCTACGATCCTGCCAGCAGTGCCTCCAACCATATGAAGGTGGGGGTCATCGTCGGCTCACTGATCTCCGCAGCCGTTGGAGCGGTCATCCTGTTCGTGCGGAACCGGCATTACAGCACTCTGGCAGGAACCGTGTCTTAACCGGGCGAGCAGGCCCCGGCCGCGCACCCGAGCGTGATGAGCTCCGTGCTGCTTCAGGATTGTGGCATCCACTGTCCTGCAGCGCCCCCGGTTCTAGTGACCGCCGCCGAGCTTTCCGGCCATGCGGGTGCGCATAAGCACGCTGGCATCGTTCAGCCCGGTGATCTCCACGTGCTTGCCCTGTCGACGGTATTTCTCCGTGATGGCGTCCAGCGCTGCGATGGTCGAGGCGTCCCAGAGATGTGAGGCGTGCATGTCGACGACGATTCTTTCCGGGTCGTGGGCGTACTCGAACTGCGTGTACAGGTCGTTGGAGGACGCGAAGAACAGTTCGCCGGTCACCGTGTAGGTAGCGATTTCCTTCCCGTCCCGGTTCTCGATCGTGCGGTCAACGCTCACGAAGTGAGCCACCCGGTTGGCGAAGAGCACCATTGCAGTGAGCACGCCGACCCCCACACCAATAGCAAGGTTGTGGGTGGCGACAGTAACCACGACTGTGGCCAGCATGACGATGGTTTCGCTCTTGGGCATCATCTTCAGGGTGGACGGGCGGATGCTGTGCCAGTCGAACGTGGCGATGGATACGAAGATCATCACGGCCACCAGGGCGGCCATCGGGATCAGGGCCACGACGTCGCCGAGCGCGACGACGAGAATCAGCAGGAACAGGCCGGCGAGGAAAGTGGAGATCCGGGTACGGGCGCCGGATGCCTTCACGTTGATCATCGTCTGGCCGATCATGGCGCAGCCGCCCATGCCGCCGAAGAACCCGGTGATGATGTTCGCTGTTCCCTGGCCCCAGGATTCGCGGGTTTTGTTGGAACGGGTGTCGGTGACGTCATCAACCAGTTTGGCGGTCATCAGCGATTCGAGCAGCCCGACGAAGGCCATGGCCAGCGCGAAGGGGAAGATGATGCCCAGCGTCTCCAGGGTCAGGGGTACATCGGGGAAGAACAAGGAGGGAAGCGATTCGGGGAGTTCCCCCTTGTCCCCCACCGTGGGGACGGCCACCGAGGCGAACACGGTAATGAGGGTCAGTACAACGATGGCCACCAGCGGTGCCGGCACTGCGTTGGTGAGTTTTGGCAGTCCGAAGACGATCAGCAGGCCAAGTGCGGTCAGTGGGTAGACGAGCCAGGGAACACCGAGCAGTTCGGGAACCTGGGACGTGAAAATCAGGATCCCCAGGGCGTTGACGAAGCCCACCATGACCGACCGCGGGATGAATCGCATCAGCTTCGCCACTCCGAGCACGCCCAGAATGATCTGGAAGATCCCGGCGAGGATGACGGCGGCGATGAAGTAATCGATGCCGTGGCTTTTCACCAGGGGTGCGATGACCAGGGCGATGGCTCCGGTAGCAGCGGAGATCATTGCGGGGCGTCCGCCTAGGAAAGCGATGGACACGGCCATGGTGAAGGAGGCGAACAGGCCGATCCGCGGGTCCACGCCGGCGATGATGGAGAAGGCAATGGCTTCGGGGATCAGGGCCAGCGCCACGACCAGGCCGGCCAGGACCTCGGTCTTGAGCAGGCGAGGGTTTTTCAGGGTGAGCAGCACGGACTGCCGTTCTTCGGGGGTCCGGGTCGGCGCGTGGCCGGCTGTTGCAGTAGCCAAGAGGCTCCGTTCACAGGTCAGGAAGGCAAGCATGGGCCTTCGGTTGTCATAAAAATCCGGGGAAGCGCGGCGCCGCGCTGAGGCCTTGGAGCGATCGCTTCGTCAAGACGAGGCAACTCTAACCTAACGTAAGGGTAGAGTCTAAATCCGCCGGGCAGTGGAAGGATTGGAACGTGACTGAACTTGAGACGCATTCCGGGAAAGCAAGGACCATGCACATTGGCGAATTGGCTGAAGCAACCGGTCTGTCGCTGCGGACGATCCGCCATTACGACGAGGTGGGGCTGCTGCCGGCGACGACGCGCACGGAAGGAGGGTTCCGTTTGTACACTCAGTCCGACCTGGAACGCCTTCTGGTAATCCGGTCTATGAAGCCGCTGGGCTTTACTTTGGAGGAGATGGCGGAACTGCTGCGCATTGTCGATAATCTGGCCACGTCGGGAGAGCACCCTGACGAGCGGGACAAGCTCGATGCGTTCATAGCGGAGGCCAAACGCAAGCGGGACAAGCTCGCCCTCAATCTGGCTCGTGCTGAAGAGTTCATAGCCGAGCTGGGCCTGCGACGAGCAGCAGGCTGATCATTGCGTCTGCTGGTCTCCGTACGTGGGCCGCGACGGGTCAAACCTGCATGTCACAAGTGCCGAGCCGGAGGCCCGTGGGCTCCGGTATGGCATTGAGGGATCGGCCTACGGGCTATGTCATGGGATCAGGGCACGATCCCGGAACTAGGGCGCAGAGTTCTTGTGCGCTGAGAGAACGGTAGACGACTGATAAGCCACTGACATTTGATTGCTGAGGAACCGCGCCATTCCCCTGCCGGAGCTCAGGGAATCGCCGAACTGAGCAAATGAATTGAAAGCATCCGAGACGGTACTTGTGAATGATCCCCCTGCTCTTGTGGAACTATATGGTGACTCCAGCTGTCGCCAACCGGAAGGACGCAGCCATGAAAATTGGGATTATCGGAGCAGGAGGCGTCGGCGCATACTTCGCCGCCGCCCTGTCCCAGGCCGGTCATGACGTCCATCTCCTCGTCACACCCCGGCACTTGGAACCAATAAGGGACAACGGAATCCGTCTCACCACCGGTGATGGGCGGGACGAGCGCATTCCAGTTGCGGGTGTGAACACGGACGCCGCCGTCATTGGGCAGTGCGATGCCGTCATCATCGCCTGTAAAGCAGGTTCCGTGGCAGAAGTCATGTCGACGGCCTTTCCCCTTCTGGGCTCAGACACGCCGGTTCTGCCCTTACAGAACGGGGTCACGGCAGCCAGCCAAATCACTGCCGCTGCCGGTCCCGGGCATGCCATCGGCG
This genomic interval from Arthrobacter sunyaminii contains the following:
- a CDS encoding SulP family inorganic anion transporter, with translation MATATAGHAPTRTPEERQSVLLTLKNPRLLKTEVLAGLVVALALIPEAIAFSIIAGVDPRIGLFASFTMAVSIAFLGGRPAMISAATGAIALVIAPLVKSHGIDYFIAAVILAGIFQIILGVLGVAKLMRFIPRSVMVGFVNALGILIFTSQVPELLGVPWLVYPLTALGLLIVFGLPKLTNAVPAPLVAIVVLTLITVFASVAVPTVGDKGELPESLPSLFFPDVPLTLETLGIIFPFALAMAFVGLLESLMTAKLVDDVTDTRSNKTRESWGQGTANIITGFFGGMGGCAMIGQTMINVKASGARTRISTFLAGLFLLILVVALGDVVALIPMAALVAVMIFVSIATFDWHSIRPSTLKMMPKSETIVMLATVVVTVATHNLAIGVGVGVLTAMVLFANRVAHFVSVDRTIENRDGKEIATYTVTGELFFASSNDLYTQFEYAHDPERIVVDMHASHLWDASTIAALDAITEKYRRQGKHVEITGLNDASVLMRTRMAGKLGGGH
- the nhaA gene encoding Na+/H+ antiporter NhaA, with product MPHSTPALTPNQQPHSIWRGVHQTLSKDTTGGALLLAATIIALILANSPLADIYNSVREFSFGPESLHLNLSIGAWAADGLLAVFFFVVGLELKEEFVAGKLRDPRSAVVPIAAALGGVIVPALIFALINLRAGPGALDGWAIPAATDIAFAVAVIAVVGRSLPPALRTFLLTLAVVDDLLAITIIAVFYTAGIQILPLLLALLPLALFAVLVQRGVRRWWILIPLGIAVWALVHASGIHATVAGVLLGFMVPVIAKGPAQVQVGTDAKGEPLVEGLAAHFADRWAVFSTAVAVPVFAFFSAGVTVGGFSGLAESLQNSIALGIIGGLVLGKAIGIAGATFLLTRLPGISIDASLKWIDIIGLAFVAGIGFTVSLLVGELSYDPASSASNHMKVGVIVGSLISAAVGAVILFVRNRHYSTLAGTVS
- a CDS encoding tetratricopeptide repeat protein; its protein translation is MNQAHYSIHPATLREICNDDEAAERKIAQLESVGESGDAERISWLRIAGRLVEAEALGWSTLITREGATGAHQVMQPLPFGAVAASLRLAHVLHWMERYSEAEVLFLAALTSAETEANKNKASNAALTMVAFAQQHIGKMYFDQGRFIDALACFHKALAIRQELKSPMDQIESTLQALETTKALMS
- a CDS encoding MerR family transcriptional regulator → MHIGELAEATGLSLRTIRHYDEVGLLPATTRTEGGFRLYTQSDLERLLVIRSMKPLGFTLEEMAELLRIVDNLATSGEHPDERDKLDAFIAEAKRKRDKLALNLARAEEFIAELGLRRAAG